The sequence CTATTTTCCAAACTTTCAGTCTCTAAAACATTCACTTTTTCTCTTGTGATCAAATaacatttcaaaattaaaatctaaaaatactcattttaattttattgtcaTTGTTTTCGGTAATAGTCATATCATTAGCAAATGAAATGCTCAGTAACAAAAAGTAAAAgcacaattttttatttttttttactaaattcttCATCGTCCACAGCTCACAGCTTGTACTGAAAAACCAGATCAAACTAAAAAACTTAGAAAAGCTTGTTTGATATTTAGCTCCTAATTAAAGTTAATCATCAATGGCAAAAGAGAATAAGAGGTATGCAGTGGTGACTGGAGCTGTTCAAAACCTCAAAGATGCCGGTCTCTCCGATTATGTGGTTTTTCATCAACTTGATGTCGCTGATTCTGAGATTATCATCGATGTTCTTGCTGATTTTATCAAATCTCAGttccagaagaagaagaagaaggagaagagtcTTCTCCATACTAATCATTCAGAAAGCTACTCCATCAGAATTAGAATGCAGAAACAGAGATAAGCATAGGAAACAATCAAAGCACTCAACATTTTATGAAAGCCCAAACGCGACTTTCCGTTGATTTCTCTGCAAGTTTGGTCAAGGTCAGACCTCAATAAATGTCTCAAATGCGTTAATCTTGCAGTTACCTATTTTACTCTCTGTCATTGcgtttctttccttttcttataATATTGCGTTTCTTTCCTTTTGCTATAAATACCGAATTCCTTTGTGTTTTTTTCTTAACTCAGTCTCCTAGCTCTACTGATCTCGGTATCATAACCTCAAATTTTCCCGTATTTGGAGTTTTCCAGCTTTTGAATTCTGTGTTTATATTTTCATCCTATTCTCATTCCGGGTTTAATGGTGCAATGATATAATTTTACACTTCCTGTTGCTCCGACCCGTTGAGATTGGTGATTCGAAGTTAGGGTTTTGATTTATTACgtattttgaatttgattttgCTTGATTTGGGGGTTTTGGATAAGCTTAATGACTGAGTTTGATCTCTAGGGTTTCTGTTCATGCTATTCTGATCAGTTTCCTTGAGGTTGAGAAATTGATTTGCATTGAAATAGATATGTGGATGGAGTGATCAATTTGTGGTTGTTTGTGACAGAGATTAATACAAGATCTATAATTAGGCACATCagtttgagcttttagttcaatccgTTCCATGACATTTGGTTTTCATTTTTGAACTTGTCTTTTTTGGTGTATGAATCTGTTTGTTGAGACATGGAACCTCAACAAAGATCCAGAATTGATTTGGCTGAATTGAAAGCTCGCATAGTGAAGAAGACTGGGGTTGAGCGGTTCAAGAAGTACTTCTATTACTTGAATAGGTTTTTGAGTCAGAAGCTGACCAAGAGTGACTTTGATAAGTCATGTTTTCGGTTGCTCGGAAGGGAGAATCTTCCATTGCACAATCAGTTGATCCGTTCCATTTTGAAGAACGCGTGTCAGGCCAAGACAGCTCCGCCGGTCAATGACGTGTGCCCCACGAAACCGGTAGTTCAACTGTCCAAATGTTCTCCTGCTGCTCGAGAAGATGGGGTTGAACATAGTGGATCTCTTCTTCCCAATCAGAATCAGAATGTGTCTATTTGGTCAAATGGAGTTATACCGATGTTCCCACGAAAGGTTAGGTCACGTATACGTGGTCGTAAGCCCAGAGACCGACCTAGCCCCCTTGGGCCAACAGGGAAAGTTGATTCTGGCTCACACCAATTGATTGGTGCTGTAGAGTGTGGCAGTAAAGTAATAACAGATAATGGAAAGATGCCTCCATGTGATTATGAGAGGCAAGTGCAacatcttcaagctgttgcagTAGCTGTTGCTGAGCCATCTGAGTACAAAAGGAAAAGGTCAGCAGCAGCTGAATGGCCCTCTAAAAGACCTCGGACGCAGAGCAAAGATCAGACTGTATTTGTGGAAGGCGGGGAAGAGGCGGAACAAGCAAAACACTTGAGTTTCTCTAGTAGGCCACTACTTGCCCCGCTCGGAATTCCAATGTGTTCAGCTAGTGTTGGTGGTGAAGAGTGTGGCAGTAAAGTAATAACAGATAATGGAAAGATGCCTCAATGTGATTATCAGAGGCCAGTGCAacatcttcaagctgttgctgaTCCATCGGAGTACGAAAAGGGAAGTTCAGCAGCTGAACGGCCCTCTAAAAGACCTCGCACTCAGAGCAAAGATCAGATTGTATTTGTAGAAGAAGACgtggaagaggaagaacaagcaCAACACTTGAGTTTCTCTAGTAGGCCACTACTTGCCCCGCTCAGAATTCCACTATGTTCAGCTAGTGTTGGTGGCGCCCGCAAAGCTCAGCCAGTGGCAACCAGCAGTAATTTCGGTAGCTATTATGAGAGTGGTGAATTGTCTGATTCAGAGACGTTGAGGAAACGAATGGAGCAGATTGCAGCTTTGCAGGGTATCGGAGGAGGGGTCTCGATGGAATGTGCGAATACGTTGAATAACGTGTTGGATATTTACTTGAAGAGGTTGATCCGGTCTTGTGTTCACTTGGTAGGTGCAAGGTCTCCACATGATCCAAGAAAGTCCCAAACTAATAGCGGAACAGCAGAAGTTATGCACGAACAAAGACCGCGGCGTTCTATATCGAAACTTGATTTTAAAGCTGCCATGGAGCTTAATCCACAACAACTTGGCGGAAATTGGCCATTGCTGCTTGAAAAAATAAGCATGCACGCATTTGAGGATTAAACGAGTTCGGATGAGATTCTGTGTGCCAAAGCTATAATTGGGCGTAGCTATGCTGGTTAGCTATGATGTTGAAGCTgctggttagctagttctatTCTGATCAGCTTGATGAGTCAGGTGGCTTTGTCTTTCGATGAAGCTCGTGGGCTTGAGCATTCAATGTTTGTTTCATCTGTggcctatgttgcacggacacgtGAAACGTTATTTCTACAATATAATCTTCATAGAATAGCCTACAAACAAAAATGGACACGGACACTAAATAGATACAAACACAAAACGAAGAAACGCTGCTAATTAGAAGTATTCGTACAACATAGTCTGCGGCAGATCATGTATGAAGCAGCAAAATGTTTATCTGCAACCAAGCAAGGGAAACTCAGTCTCGGTTCACTCGTGCTATTACTACTACTCCTCCTCCGAAGCCCTTATGTACAATGTGCGGCCGACAAAGAGGAAGTCCAAGACAGTTTTGCAGGATACTCTTAAGGTAAAATTACTTGTACAAAGCTTCTTTGATTAAGTGATCAAGAGTTCGATTCCTAACAATctcatttgttgattaaattgcAGGATATGATAATATGGACCTGTGTTGTGCAGTGGCCATTGGCAGGTGGAGTATGTCAGATATTGATATGAAGTGAAGCTTTAACTAtcaaagcttttagttcaaactgTTCATCACAGGCCGTTTTGATCGGTCAGAATGCAGAACGACGAGGTTAATTTTCAACAACCAGTAAGAAGTGGAGTCAACTCGGAATCTAACTGTCCAACCTGAACCAGAAGTGATCCCggttttttatttcttaaaaattaattgaaggtaaagaaaaatgtaaaaataaaataaaagctaTCTGTTCTGAAATTTTGTTGGCTCTTAAatccattatttttataatatcaaaataataaagaaattaattttgaaatgtTAACAATTTGATGCGAAAATTATTTACTCAAATATGATTGTGATAAATCATATATGGTTGTGATGAATTCATAAAACTTGTTATATTATAAAGCTTGTTATATTATACTTcaaaaaagtaattttaatttcCAAAATCTATAGCtggtttataaatttttttatcaatagcttgtttataattttttttaataactaattcataattttaaattaaccatatatatttattgatatatttaTCCTCCAATTATAATCTGCAAAGTCACGTTATAATACATTTAGAAGCAAAGTTATGTGGCTTGCTCTAAActtatctaaaaaaaattaattgactTTTTTAAATTTACAGGAGTGATAAGGGCCAAATTTAACATTCACGTATGAAATGATACAAATTTTAAAGGACtggtttgactattatttaattgtcatattGGATAATTTAAACAAGGGTTTCAAAAAATCGAAAAAGTTCTGTAATTTTTagttggttatttgtaactatattaataacatagtaaatattttagatattttgacaaaaaaaaagatttatttATTACCATtttaacagttttttttttttgtaattatttgagtaagaaactAAATATGTTAGACATAAGGGTGTGCATCAGTTTGGTTTAAACCGTATATCGAACCGAACTGATTGAATTCGGTTCATTTTAATTTGGAGTCGGTTTTAGTTTTTGGTGTATTTCAGTGCGGTTTGAAATTTAAAAAATCGAACCGCACTGAATTACTCATAttctacattattattattattattattattattattattattattattattattattattatttgttttaacATATATTCTACATTATTAAtaagtttagttttttttagaggATTGAAGTTCAATTTGCACCGTAACATTATCCAAGAAGTCAATTAGATCCCAAAGTGGCAATCAGAATTGCAAACATTAATACTTTAGAAGAAGTCATTCTATGCTTAGAGAAGAAACCACGAGGAATTCAAATTTGTGTAATAAATTAGGGTTAGTtacatgaatattataattaactacaaaaattacaactaaatcagattatcaaacttaattctgaatatgtcattattttccatatataataaataaagtatACTTTTAcatcctaatttaaaaattctaaactccaattcataaattctaaagcCTAGACAATATATCctagacttttaatttataaaattcaattcttaaaatagattaaaagtaattattttattagtttgacataattgaaAATTAGGACTTGACGtaattgtagatagtttttcaaatgtgaatttatatataaatttctgaATAAATTAATGATATTCAAAGATGTTGAATATGGAcctcattttattattttacattttttaggtcctattattttttattgaaattaagtAAATTGAACCGAATTAAAATAACAATTTTatatagaaataataaataatgataaattatatattatatataaataattaagtaTAATAAATAACGATTAATTATATACAAAGAATgctaaattataattattataaataatgaaaattatatataataagaaataataaattatatataaataattataagtataataaataatgttgaattatatataaataatgctaaaatataaataatataatataaataataataaattattatatataaattattataataaataatgattgaattatatataaagaatgctaaattacaaataatatatagtaaaatatatataaataataataatatataaataattataattataataaataatgatgaattatatataaataatgctaaattataaattatatataagttataataaataagaataaattactgaattgaatgctactgaactgaactgaatgttaTTGAACTATTCAGTTTGTGAGTGATGATATCCGGGCTTACCCCTGTTAAGATTTTATTTCCCATCCGAAAACACCTTCACATTCAGCTAACACTCTGGTGATTGTCTCTTTCACatcaggttttaatcctttggtgATCTTCACCTTCTTTCCATCAGCTATTAGAAGGTCTTGTGCAAGGTCTTCAATACTGACTGGTTCACATACTTCTAGGGGATATGTTCTGGAATAGAGGTGTCGCTCATCTTCGGCAATCATGTTATGTAGTATAGTACAAGCTTCCATAATATCATGCAGTTTACTTTGATCCCAAAGCATAGCTGGTCCACGAACATTTGCAAAACGGGCTTGGAGTACCCTAAATGATCGTTCGACATCCTTCATTGCATTCTCGTGCTTCTGTTTGAAAGAACTTTTTTAGGTTCAATCGCATGCGAAAAGATTTTCACAAATGCATCCCAATTGGGATACATATCATCTGTCAAGTAGTATCTCATCTTGTACATCTTGTTGTTGATATTGTATTGATCTTCTAGAGCTACTCTTTGTAATTTGTCTCAAAAAAATGTGATATATTCAATACATTAAAGTCGTTGTTTGACCCAGCAACACTAAAGAAAGCATGCCAAATCCATAGATCCTGTGAAGCGACCGTTTCAAGAATGATTGTAGGAACTCCATGATCTAGATGTATTGAACATATATTATGATACTCTATCTTATTTTGTAAGAGATTGTGATTTTATGACTTGGATTATTGTTTGGAAATATATTTGTCATATTTCAGATTACATTTTTTCAAATTAGTCAAAATTTGCATTTATTACAGGATTGAATTATTCAAAAAATATGCAACGAAAAAATGCAGATTAAAACTGTTGCAAAATTCAATTACAAATGTTTTAAAATTTAGTTCAAATTGTTGCATAGGTTAATAAGTATGTTGCCAGATCCAGTTAAAGTTGTTGAAAATTTCAACAAATTATTTGCAAAATCGAACTAAAGTTGTTGCAAATCCAtaaaaattgttgaaaaatagTAATATAAATGTTGCATAAGTTGCAACATTTGCAGAAACTATTAAAATTGTTGCACAGTTATATAAATTAGTTGCATTTATTTAATGCAACAATAATAACTTGTTGCATTGTTTTTTAAATTTGTTAAAAATATCCAACAATTACTAATTGTTGCTATTGTTTATAAATTGTTGCATTAGCAAACAATGCTATAGGAGCGTTCGCAACAGTTGGATTTTTTTGCGTTAGACCTATTTTTGGCCTACTGCAACTCTAAAGGGGGTCTAAGCCAACAATTTCACTTGGTTGCAGTAGGGGTTTTATGGTGTAGCGTCTCCTCTAATGTATTGTCCTTTCCACCCAATAGGATAATTTTTCCGAACCCAGTGCATGAAATCAAGACATCCAAGCATCCTAGGTAACTCATTAGTTTCCTCGTGCATTTGAAATAAGAGACGAACATTAGCGACATTAAGCTTCCTTGTATAGACTGCTCTGAACACCTCGATAATAGCATGATAGAATTTTTCAAGGCATTCTAATGCAGTACGCTCAGCAATTCCGATGTACTCATCTTCACGATAAGCGGCTTCTCCATAGGCAGGCATAAGAAGCGCCACTATGCATTTCTGAAGTGGAGTAAATCCTTTCTTCTTTATTACATCAACCCTCTGATGGAAATACACTGTGTATTCCCTAAGGCCTCCACAATACGTACGAACATCGGTCTATTCATGTGAAACCCTCTATGAAAAAAGTTATCATCGTATAGTAGTTCATCAGCAAGTAGTCTTTATACAAACGTTTTACACTTTCTTCACAATTTCGATCCACATATTATCTACGTCGAAGTGGTGCGGATGGTTGTGTTATTTGTTGCAAGAACTCGAGTTCCATTTGCTTATTTGCTTTGTCCCGCATATTTCTAATAGCATCTACTCTCAATTGGTCAAAGTTGTATCGATCCGAACTTGACATTTTTTCTTTGAGATCGGGACAATTATGAATAATACAATAAAACTtaagagagaaatagatgaaTTTGTATAATGAAAATGGTTGAAAGGGTATAATTTTTAGTTGAAAGTGTCATAAATTTTTAGTCTTTATTTAAGAGAATTTTTAGTGTATTTAGCCTGAAAATATAGCTACTGAAGATAGTGCCAAAATTCGTAATCTTAAAATACACCTAAAGAATATAagtactaaaataaaaaataaacttcatttaaaaacataaaatacatactaaataaaaaaaaacagactaaataaaaaaccaaacaaataaaataataattatttaaaacaATCCACGTGGCGCATGTCAATACGTGGGGGCAGTTTCCGAACCTCGTTTTGCCCCAAATTTCTCTAAACCCGATTTcgcaattttctcttttttctgtatttatttaaatttttttataaacaagatatttattttttattttctaaatattataaatcatttaaaattacataatttatttttaaatattcagattataaaaatattttataaaattttcataatatgaaaaataatttttggaGAGTTCTGAAGTAAAATGTGCTTTTCTTGATAAATGTGTTTGTAAGTAGTTTAACCATTTTCTAATTACTTTTGATAATAATTGCTACCGTGAAACACACGATTCCTCGGATTCCAGCATAGCTTACTAAGTGGAGAAACTTGAGAAAGGAGATCAAGGATTATAAAATGACTTAATATGTCAGGTGGGATGATGTCGATGTAATTATGCTTCATCTAGTTAAAATGCAGAAACCGATGCAAAAGTgtatatttataggtggtttaACTCGAGCGTTGAACCACAACTTCCCTTCAATAAGTTGAAGAAATCCTTTTTAGCACCAAAATTTAGGCGTTTGCTCACTGAAACTTGGATTGAAGGATGGATGAATTACGGAAAGTCGATGATTGTCTTTATGAGTCGGTTGGACAGATTGCGTGTTACAACTTaaaaaaatgatgctaaaacTTCTAA comes from Euphorbia lathyris chromosome 8, ddEupLath1.1, whole genome shotgun sequence and encodes:
- the LOC136202173 gene encoding uncharacterized protein; its protein translation is MEPQQRSRIDLAELKARIVKKTGVERFKKYFYYLNRFLSQKLTKSDFDKSCFRLLGRENLPLHNQLIRSILKNACQAKTAPPVNDVCPTKPVVQLSKCSPAAREDGVEHSGSLLPNQNQNVSIWSNGVIPMFPRKVRSRIRGRKPRDRPSPLGPTGKVDSGSHQLIGAVECGSKVITDNGKMPPCDYERQVQHLQAVAVAVAEPSEYKRKRSAAAEWPSKRPRTQSKDQTVFVEGGEEAEQAKHLSFSSRPLLAPLGIPMCSASVGGEECGSKVITDNGKMPQCDYQRPVQHLQAVADPSEYEKGSSAAERPSKRPRTQSKDQIVFVEEDVEEEEQAQHLSFSSRPLLAPLRIPLCSASVGGARKAQPVATSSNFGSYYESGELSDSETLRKRMEQIAALQGIGGGVSMECANTLNNVLDIYLKRLIRSCVHLVGARSPHDPRKSQTNSGTAEVMHEQRPRRSISKLDFKAAMELNPQQLGGNWPLLLEKISMHAFED